Proteins found in one Mytilus trossulus isolate FHL-02 unplaced genomic scaffold, PNRI_Mtr1.1.1.hap1 h1tg000233l__unscaffolded, whole genome shotgun sequence genomic segment:
- the LOC134701170 gene encoding uncharacterized protein LOC134701170, with the protein MDGVKQDWYSVACMLQHVLLALKKQQPTVTTAFLRSDNAGCYHCSNLWHAVPAISEETGVNIQRYDFSESQDGKSYCDAKIAHMRAKLRKYVSNGGNISCSADMKKALDDGEGVPGCQIAHVDIPLPVDQLTLQQKVKVYLKGVFEEGESSGNKANPVNVSRNIRVCHDGDGMKMFTPKEYLQPSKITSYFSRLVVLSRAPATDVVENDIDRTIAIINQAEALEELVNIFV; encoded by the exons ATGGATGGTGTTAAACAGGATTGGTACAGTGTAGCATGTATGCTGCAACATGTACTATTAGCTCTGAAAAAGCAACAACCTACTGTGACAACAGCATTTTTGAGAAGTGACAACGCAGGGTGTTACCACTGCAGTAATTTATGGCATGCTGTTCCAGCAATATCAGAAGAAACAG GTGTAAATATACAAAGGTACGACTTTAGCGAATCACAGGATGGCAAGTCATATTGTGATGCCAAAATAGCACACATGCGAGCAAAGCTAAGGAAATATGTAAGCAATGGGGGCAACATATCATGCTCTGCAGATATGAAAAAGGCTTTGGATGACGGAGAGGGTGTTCCAGGATGTCAAATTGCCCATGTTGACATTCCTCTACCAGTAGATCAATTGACGCTCCAGC AGAAGGTAAAAGTTTACCTGAAAGGTGTATTTGAAGAGGGTGAAAGTAGTGGCAACAAAGCCAACCCAGTTAATGTTTCTCGGAACATAAGAGTTTGCCATGATGGGGATGGAATGAAAATGTTTACACCAAAAGAATACTTACAACCTAGTAAAATCACTTCCTATTTTTCAAGACTAGTAGTGCTGTCCAGAGCTCCAGCAACAGATGTAGTTGAAAACGATATTGACCGCACCATAGCTATAATTAATCAAGCTGAAGCATTGGAAGAacttgttaatatttttgtttga